A window of Alphaproteobacteria bacterium contains these coding sequences:
- a CDS encoding transposase, producing the protein MKRGIVAASFEPGYSVSVVARRYDVNANQLFKWRKAFRDSLPGRPPDPATPQLVPVVVWPEQPEEVTPQSAMPMVAIEIDVADKYRLRVGSGVDAGALQLVLGVLERQ; encoded by the coding sequence TTGAAGCGGGGGATTGTCGCGGCGTCCTTTGAGCCGGGTTATTCGGTTTCTGTGGTTGCAAGGCGCTATGACGTGAACGCGAACCAACTGTTCAAGTGGCGCAAGGCCTTTCGCGATAGCTTGCCCGGCAGACCACCTGATCCGGCCACCCCGCAGTTGGTGCCAGTGGTCGTGTGGCCAGAGCAGCCGGAAGAGGTAACGCCGCAATCAGCGATGCCGATGGTGGCGATAGAGATCGATGTGGCCGACAAGTACCGTCTTCGCGTCGGCAGCGGCGTCGATGCAGGGGCACTCCAACTCGTCCTCGGTGTTCTGGAGCGACAATGA
- a CDS encoding VWA domain-containing protein has translation MLARILLAAALIASVFLGPVRPVSAQEQPDIIILFDQSGSVGKHDPKLASKAWLLTFLKTFDNPYKIEIVGFDETLYRHLAIDRDPTTDINAVNRAIDGIETVGKATDLEMPFRYLLNFAKSSTKLAVIISDGEPEIWDAKLGYLSKEVQADSRYDNLNSQYQQMKDAGISKREQFEKLGALYHARNIDLIEGQMPGIAKLIGDRLIIWDLSGTSYYLKTWAKAAGAQYLPMRVAAQENPVEQLQKAMTALQQRSSVIVKEALPDDHEHRAVIALTTIPEIAAKVQPSEQPAPKPLSPPIEARVAEPVAPQPVAPADTSPIWGIVLVLLGSVIGALIVYRRRAAAKAEPVVPVDLASQYIDAKVKGALDDAEKLRRKLLIAQSEAVKVERRFSLRVAVPSGAMEIQWISADGEKRETPAINLSMHGVKFETHGAEVKVVTKIICPNMDVVLGVKKFQEIRRDGSSSVALLIEFENNLDDWMRWVEIITRIDQTPTKL, from the coding sequence ATGCTTGCTCGCATCCTTCTGGCTGCCGCCCTGATTGCCAGTGTTTTTCTTGGCCCTGTTCGTCCAGTTTCAGCCCAAGAGCAGCCGGACATCATCATCTTGTTCGATCAGTCGGGATCGGTTGGAAAGCACGATCCAAAACTCGCCTCCAAGGCCTGGCTGCTTACCTTCCTGAAGACCTTCGACAATCCGTATAAGATCGAAATCGTCGGGTTCGACGAAACCCTGTACCGCCACCTCGCTATCGACCGCGATCCCACCACCGACATCAATGCCGTGAACCGGGCCATCGACGGCATTGAAACAGTCGGCAAGGCGACGGATTTGGAGATGCCCTTTCGCTATCTGCTGAATTTCGCGAAATCCTCGACGAAACTGGCCGTGATCATATCCGATGGCGAGCCTGAGATTTGGGATGCCAAGCTGGGCTATCTCAGCAAGGAGGTTCAAGCGGACTCCCGCTATGACAATCTGAACAGTCAGTATCAACAAATGAAGGATGCCGGGATCTCAAAGCGCGAACAGTTTGAAAAGCTTGGTGCCTTGTACCACGCCCGTAATATCGATCTGATCGAAGGCCAGATGCCCGGCATCGCCAAACTGATCGGGGATCGGCTAATCATTTGGGATTTATCTGGAACCTCCTATTATCTGAAGACCTGGGCCAAGGCAGCGGGTGCCCAATACCTGCCGATGCGGGTGGCTGCTCAGGAAAACCCCGTTGAGCAATTGCAGAAGGCCATGACGGCCTTGCAGCAGCGTTCCAGTGTTATCGTCAAGGAAGCCCTGCCGGACGACCATGAACATCGAGCCGTTATAGCCCTGACCACAATTCCTGAGATCGCTGCGAAGGTACAGCCGAGTGAGCAACCCGCCCCCAAGCCGCTATCTCCCCCCATTGAAGCCAGGGTGGCTGAGCCGGTTGCGCCCCAGCCCGTAGCTCCTGCGGATACGTCACCCATATGGGGGATTGTTCTTGTGTTGTTGGGCAGTGTTATTGGAGCTTTGATCGTCTACCGGCGACGAGCGGCTGCCAAGGCCGAACCAGTCGTTCCGGTGGACCTTGCCTCCCAGTACATTGACGCCAAGGTCAAAGGTGCCCTTGATGACGCGGAGAAGTTGCGGCGGAAGCTTCTTATTGCGCAAAGCGAAGCTGTCAAGGTCGAACGACGGTTCTCATTGCGTGTTGCCGTGCCTTCCGGAGCCATGGAAATTCAATGGATCAGTGCTGATGGTGAGAAGCGGGAAACGCCTGCCATCAATCTTTCCATGCACGGCGTCAAATTCGAGACACATGGAGCCGAAGTCAAGGTTGTCACCAAGATTATCTGCCCGAATATGGATGTGGTTCTGGGGGTGAAGAAATTTCAGGAAATCCGCCGTGATGGAAGTAGCTCCGTTGCCCTTCTGATCGAGTTTGAAAATAATCTCGACGACTGGATGCGGTGGGTAGAAATCATCACCCGGATCGACCAGACCCCCACAAAACTGTGA
- a CDS encoding cyclic nucleotide-binding domain-containing protein has protein sequence MMADSDALEEIDLRAGQVLFNEGDAPDKAYVVRRGRLEVFRIKRHKRVHLGVVQASEIVGEMALIDDKPRTATVRALVDSKLIVLTRGKLLSKIDKADHVTRHLLTKFISIIRTMDEKLSDEISKIK, from the coding sequence ATGATGGCCGACAGTGATGCTCTTGAAGAGATTGACCTTAGGGCAGGACAGGTTCTGTTCAACGAAGGGGACGCACCGGACAAAGCCTACGTTGTCCGGAGAGGAAGGCTCGAAGTCTTTCGCATCAAGCGGCACAAAAGAGTCCATCTCGGTGTTGTCCAGGCCAGCGAGATTGTGGGCGAGATGGCCCTGATCGACGATAAGCCTCGCACCGCCACGGTCAGAGCCCTTGTCGACTCAAAACTGATTGTCCTCACCCGGGGCAAGCTCTTGTCCAAGATCGACAAGGCGGATCACGTGACAAGGCACCTCCTCACGAAATTCATTTCTATCATCCGAACGATGGATGAGAAACTGAGCGACGAAATCTCAAAGATTAAGTAA